The following proteins are co-located in the Myroides profundi genome:
- a CDS encoding type II toxin-antitoxin system RelE/ParE family toxin, translated as MKIREVVMYKNYFNEFLSKQPLKVQKKIVKIIEAVEILDRIPSNYMKHIVGTVGLYEIRIQLGSDIWRVFCFFDGDKLVVLLSGFQKKTQKTPLNEIKKAVKLMNEYYERK; from the coding sequence ATGAAGATAAGAGAAGTAGTGATGTATAAGAATTACTTTAATGAGTTTTTAAGTAAACAACCATTAAAGGTTCAAAAGAAGATTGTTAAAATAATTGAAGCAGTTGAAATTCTAGATAGAATACCTTCTAATTACATGAAACATATTGTGGGAACAGTAGGTTTGTATGAAATAAGAATACAATTAGGAAGTGATATTTGGAGAGTGTTCTGTTTTTTTGATGGAGATAAATTAGTGGTTTTATTGAGTGGCTTCCAAAAGAAAACTCAAAAGACTCCCTTAAATGAGATTAAAAAGGCTGTTAAGTTAATGAATGAGTATTATGAAAGAAAATAG
- a CDS encoding helix-turn-helix transcriptional regulator — protein sequence MKENRDVKTWSQVKDEVFGVVGEPKRDEIEREVETFKVGLLLRKAREEKKLTQAELASLVNKKREYISRVENNGSNMTLKTLYDIVEKGLGGKVTISIEL from the coding sequence ATGAAAGAAAATAGAGATGTGAAGACTTGGTCACAAGTAAAAGATGAGGTGTTTGGTGTAGTTGGCGAACCGAAGAGAGATGAGATAGAGAGAGAAGTAGAGACTTTTAAAGTAGGACTATTGCTTAGAAAGGCAAGAGAAGAGAAAAAACTAACTCAAGCAGAACTAGCTAGTTTAGTGAATAAGAAGAGAGAATATATTTCTCGAGTAGAAAATAATGGAAGTAATATGACTTTAAAGACGTTATATGATATTGTAGAAAAAGGATTAGGCGGAAAGGTGACTATATCCATTGAACTATAA
- a CDS encoding DNA repair ATPase, with protein sequence MAELENQNIESLDSNTYEIIQKRLQSQKSELIQRLNALNDDRKEVFTSVDLKLIANQRITTENNCTARGIIAFDTTCIFAYNVHFGLKTDIQLSDVFSIYRFENDQFLPQPLDFIYDENFISDYKNLYKYYRDSIFSRFKKTENYLYMVFQTSKNADNLKAFKWLIKDNQLIYQDDRSIHEVVKSPQFEFNWIKTNLENRRLGVHPHVSIQDKVFIEAVGGDITFKIEDNTDNGQGIYSEPVKNADQQLDDADYFYADLGNFIAIRIKPYQEDFRAFIFNNRTKQVINVPALNETGILLPDGQGILFSNGYYLQNGDYKIFDNSVHNLEFVRTIPSHNGEDYLYLFYQAENNIYTLMSYNIIKQQVETPIVCSGFTLFNDGKLIYFRSENEAVRHHVVQIWETPYAATLIENKEQKENHLYKIGNKDIVKAMAECQEIIHLIDKEDSYEGLYGDIAKKANDIIDAYFWIRTKETKSLDEPLEQIRSIANTAIDEFEKVQEQRKRAAGLLTDLKAKVDKQLFNVKNAKGDTLEGLVHLLAENRKLLGEVISARQTKYVDLSILENYQEQLGKTNESLSDKTIAFLLQEQALVPYEQKVVDQKAKVNEVVKVIDANAIDENCKAISAELELLIDILNSLKIEDTTQATKIIEKISVIFASLNEVRSQLKRKIDSLRTNESIAEFHAQLTLLDQSIINFLELSNSPEKCDEYHSKVSVQVEELESKFADFDDFILKIADKREEVSKAFDTRKTQLVEQINRRTSSLEQIGLRILKNIENKSSSFKTKEEILAFFSTDLMVDKVRQLVIELNDLGDVSKAENLENSVKTSQEDALRTLRDKQDLFADGENVISLGTHKFLVNKQPLDLTIVRRNDILYYHLTGTSFTYPIHNDKIYAYKEIWNQDIISENNEVYRAEYLAYQIIQELRTNPSLDINEAVKFRTEQNYSEGYLKGVHDFDGLEITQALLKLKSELGILTYAPAIRVSAQVFWYKLEVEVRESLLKNINSAAAVQKIFPNSTNYQYIISQLEELYTQWQSPLRELTYKKDIAHYIFEEFSSGVFFTKAEQASLLKKQFVTFLQQKNASVTFENDINDTTLSTLDAFYLIQNWLYSYIDNEPKAAIYKKYIDEACCLLLFEKQYNYTLKESTDTIILNNLKGNHTLIVQDTYTLDYHEYMRKLEVFETERVPMFTDFIATKDMLLSEYKKSLKVNELKPRVLTSFVRNKLINEVYFPLIGNNLAKQIGVYGDNKRTARMGMLLLVSPPGYGKTTLMEYLANALGLHFVKINGPTIGHSITSIDPTEAKTSGAREELKKINLSFEMADNVMLYLDDIQHCSSEFLQKFISLADGQRKMDGIFEGESKTYDLRGKRFCIIMAGNPYTESGEKFQIPDMLANRADTYNLGDVIGSTEHLFKLSLLENAIAENTYLQKLSSNSLDDFYKLINHIETKSEESLSLEGNFSGQEIEEFTAVLKKSITVRDIVLKVNQQYILSASMDNAYRTEPAFKLQGSYRDMNKMMSRIVPLMNDSEIDELILTHYENESQTLTSDTEANLLKLKELANRLTDVERKRWEDIKDIFVKQNKLGMAGKDNQVAQVLGQLMDFNQNLESIAKAIKK encoded by the coding sequence ATGGCTGAATTAGAAAACCAAAATATAGAATCATTAGATTCTAACACTTATGAGATTATACAGAAGAGACTACAGAGTCAGAAGAGTGAATTAATCCAACGATTAAATGCACTGAATGACGACCGTAAAGAAGTCTTTACTTCTGTTGATCTAAAACTTATCGCCAATCAACGTATTACGACAGAAAACAACTGTACTGCCAGAGGTATTATTGCCTTTGACACGACTTGTATTTTTGCTTATAACGTACACTTTGGGTTAAAAACTGATATTCAGTTAAGTGATGTATTTAGTATATACCGCTTTGAAAATGATCAGTTCTTACCTCAACCTTTAGATTTTATCTATGATGAGAACTTCATCAGTGATTATAAAAACTTATATAAATACTATAGAGACTCTATCTTCAGCAGATTTAAGAAGACAGAGAATTACCTCTATATGGTATTCCAAACAAGTAAGAATGCAGATAACTTAAAAGCATTTAAGTGGTTGATCAAAGATAATCAATTGATCTATCAAGATGACCGTAGCATTCACGAAGTAGTAAAGAGCCCTCAGTTTGAGTTCAACTGGATTAAGACTAATCTTGAGAACAGACGCTTAGGGGTACACCCTCACGTATCTATACAAGACAAAGTGTTTATAGAAGCTGTAGGTGGTGATATTACTTTTAAAATAGAAGACAACACAGATAATGGACAAGGGATATACTCTGAACCTGTAAAGAATGCCGATCAGCAGTTAGATGATGCTGATTACTTCTACGCTGACTTAGGTAATTTTATTGCTATACGCATAAAACCTTACCAAGAGGATTTCCGTGCTTTTATCTTTAATAATAGAACAAAACAAGTTATCAATGTACCTGCCCTAAATGAAACAGGTATACTTCTTCCGGATGGCCAAGGTATCTTATTCTCTAATGGATACTATTTACAGAATGGAGATTATAAAATATTTGATAACAGTGTTCACAACTTAGAGTTTGTAAGAACTATCCCTTCTCATAATGGGGAGGACTACTTATACCTATTCTATCAAGCAGAGAACAATATCTATACCTTGATGTCTTATAACATCATCAAACAACAAGTAGAAACTCCTATCGTATGTAGTGGTTTCACCTTGTTTAACGATGGTAAGTTAATCTACTTCCGCTCAGAGAATGAGGCAGTAAGACATCACGTAGTACAAATATGGGAAACTCCTTATGCTGCTACATTGATAGAAAATAAGGAGCAAAAAGAGAATCACTTATACAAAATAGGAAATAAAGACATCGTAAAAGCGATGGCTGAATGTCAAGAGATCATCCACCTCATCGATAAAGAAGATTCGTATGAAGGACTGTACGGTGATATAGCTAAGAAAGCAAATGACATTATAGATGCTTATTTCTGGATAAGAACAAAAGAAACTAAAAGCTTAGACGAACCTTTAGAGCAGATAAGAAGTATTGCTAATACTGCTATAGATGAGTTTGAAAAAGTACAAGAGCAACGCAAGAGAGCAGCTGGTCTATTAACTGACTTAAAAGCGAAAGTAGATAAACAGCTCTTTAATGTTAAGAATGCTAAAGGAGATACTTTAGAAGGATTAGTACATCTATTAGCAGAAAACAGAAAACTATTAGGTGAAGTCATCAGTGCTCGTCAGACTAAATATGTTGACTTATCTATCTTAGAGAATTATCAAGAGCAATTGGGTAAGACCAATGAATCACTATCTGATAAAACAATTGCTTTCTTACTACAAGAGCAAGCTCTAGTTCCTTATGAACAAAAAGTAGTAGACCAAAAAGCTAAAGTAAATGAGGTAGTCAAGGTAATCGATGCTAATGCAATAGATGAAAACTGTAAAGCAATATCAGCTGAATTAGAACTGCTGATAGACATTCTAAACAGTTTAAAAATAGAAGACACTACTCAAGCGACAAAGATTATAGAGAAGATATCTGTAATATTTGCTTCGCTTAATGAGGTGCGTTCTCAACTGAAAAGAAAGATAGACTCTCTTCGTACGAATGAGTCTATAGCTGAGTTTCATGCTCAATTAACCTTACTTGACCAAAGTATCATCAACTTCTTAGAGCTATCTAATTCACCTGAAAAGTGTGACGAATACCACTCTAAAGTAAGTGTACAGGTAGAAGAGCTGGAGAGTAAGTTTGCTGACTTCGATGATTTCATCTTAAAGATAGCCGATAAGCGAGAAGAAGTTTCTAAAGCTTTTGATACGCGCAAGACTCAATTAGTTGAACAGATCAATAGACGTACAAGTTCGTTAGAACAGATAGGTCTACGTATATTAAAAAATATAGAGAATAAGTCTTCTTCTTTCAAAACGAAAGAGGAGATACTTGCATTTTTCTCTACTGACCTTATGGTTGATAAGGTACGTCAATTAGTTATTGAATTAAATGACTTAGGAGATGTATCTAAAGCTGAGAATTTAGAGAACAGCGTTAAGACGAGTCAAGAAGATGCACTGCGTACACTGAGAGATAAACAAGACCTATTCGCTGATGGAGAAAATGTAATCAGTTTAGGTACTCATAAATTCTTAGTCAACAAACAGCCATTAGACCTTACTATCGTTAGACGTAATGATATTCTGTATTATCACTTAACAGGTACTAGCTTTACTTATCCTATTCATAATGATAAGATCTATGCCTATAAGGAGATATGGAATCAAGACATCATCTCTGAAAATAACGAAGTATATAGAGCAGAATACTTAGCTTATCAAATAATACAAGAACTACGTACTAATCCTTCATTAGATATTAATGAGGCAGTTAAGTTTAGAACAGAACAGAACTACTCTGAAGGGTATCTAAAAGGAGTACACGACTTTGACGGATTAGAGATTACACAAGCCTTACTGAAGCTAAAATCAGAGTTAGGGATATTGACCTATGCTCCTGCTATCCGTGTTTCGGCACAAGTATTCTGGTATAAATTAGAAGTGGAAGTAAGAGAGTCTTTATTGAAGAATATCAATAGTGCAGCTGCTGTACAAAAGATATTCCCTAACAGTACTAACTATCAATATATAATTAGTCAATTAGAAGAGCTATATACACAATGGCAATCTCCATTGCGTGAATTAACATACAAGAAAGACATAGCACATTATATTTTTGAAGAGTTCTCATCAGGAGTATTCTTTACAAAAGCAGAACAAGCTTCTCTATTAAAGAAACAGTTTGTTACTTTCTTACAACAAAAGAATGCTAGTGTAACCTTTGAGAATGATATTAACGATACCACCTTATCTACATTAGATGCTTTTTATTTAATACAGAACTGGTTGTATTCTTATATAGATAATGAACCTAAAGCTGCTATATATAAAAAGTATATTGATGAAGCATGTTGTTTATTGTTATTTGAAAAACAATATAACTATACTTTAAAAGAGAGTACTGATACTATAATCTTAAACAACCTGAAAGGGAACCACACTTTAATAGTACAAGATACTTATACATTAGACTATCACGAATATATGCGTAAGCTTGAAGTATTCGAGACTGAGCGTGTCCCAATGTTTACAGACTTTATTGCTACTAAAGATATGTTGTTAAGCGAATACAAGAAATCATTAAAAGTAAACGAACTAAAACCTCGTGTACTGACTTCTTTTGTTCGTAATAAACTGATTAATGAAGTTTACTTTCCATTAATTGGAAACAACTTAGCCAAACAGATAGGAGTTTATGGTGATAACAAACGTACAGCACGTATGGGAATGTTATTATTAGTATCTCCTCCAGGATATGGTAAGACTACCTTAATGGAATACTTAGCCAATGCTCTAGGTCTTCACTTCGTTAAGATTAACGGACCTACTATTGGGCATTCTATTACATCGATTGACCCTACGGAAGCTAAGACTTCTGGTGCAAGAGAAGAACTAAAGAAAATAAACTTATCGTTCGAAATGGCGGATAACGTAATGCTATACTTAGACGATATACAGCACTGTAGTTCTGAGTTTTTACAGAAGTTTATATCTCTTGCTGATGGACAGCGTAAGATGGATGGTATCTTCGAAGGAGAGAGTAAAACTTATGACTTAAGAGGTAAGCGATTCTGTATCATTATGGCAGGTAACCCGTACACAGAATCAGGAGAGAAGTTTCAGATACCTGACATGTTAGCTAACCGTGCTGATACCTATAACTTAGGGGATGTGATTGGTAGTACAGAGCATTTGTTTAAGTTAAGTTTATTAGAGAACGCTATTGCTGAAAACACCTATTTACAGAAGTTGAGTAGTAATTCATTAGACGATTTCTATAAACTGATTAACCATATCGAAACGAAGTCCGAGGAGTCACTATCATTAGAAGGAAACTTTAGTGGACAAGAGATAGAAGAGTTCACTGCTGTATTAAAGAAATCAATCACAGTAAGAGATATTGTGCTAAAGGTAAACCAACAGTATATCTTAAGTGCAAGTATGGACAATGCTTATAGAACAGAGCCTGCCTTTAAGCTACAAGGTTCTTACCGTGATATGAATAAGATGATGAGTAGGATAGTTCCACTGATGAACGATAGTGAAATAGATGAGTTAATCTTAACACACTATGAGAACGAATCACAGACCTTGACATCTGACACAGAAGCAAACTTACTTAAACTAAAAGAACTGGCTAACCGACTGACAGATGTAGAGCGCAAACGTTGGGAGGATATTAAAGATATCTTTGTTAAACAAAACAAATTAGGTATGGCAGGTAAGGATAATCAAGTGGCTCAAGTATTAGGTCAGCTGATGGACTTCAACCAAAACTTAGAAAGCATTGCTAAAGCAATCAAAAAATAA
- a CDS encoding MFS transporter produces MSKHLARIAVTALFFIFGGISASWASRIPTIKEAFGVNDSAWGFVLLYISIGTLITLPIAGKIIEKLGSKKATLLFLLTYLVLLVGIGYWEILWQLKVNLVLFGAISNITNISINTQAIKVSKLYKGQIIGSLHGTWSIGGFAASWLGAEMISSYVPPLEHFIYYSTVGIIISLLLFKYLIPETNDTTSDNPILAEKKGFQLPDKNLVLLGLLAFFAMVAEGMMTDWSSEYMKHVTHAPIQLIGYGLTAYMFAMASGRFISDFTVRRFGEQRTLLFCGILLFIGLGASVLFPGVYTTIISFMIVGLGVSAVVPMCYNLAGHTKTMPPQQALTLITSIGFIGFFLGPPVIGFIAQHSSLKTAFAIVAFFGLAISLLSRFIVIESTSSK; encoded by the coding sequence ATGTCAAAACACTTAGCCCGTATAGCCGTTACTGCATTATTCTTCATCTTCGGAGGAATATCTGCCTCATGGGCATCGCGTATTCCTACTATTAAAGAAGCTTTTGGAGTAAATGACTCTGCTTGGGGATTTGTCTTATTATACATCTCTATAGGAACCTTAATAACTCTTCCTATAGCAGGTAAAATAATAGAGAAATTAGGCAGTAAAAAAGCAACCCTACTCTTCCTATTAACTTATTTAGTACTATTAGTCGGTATTGGATATTGGGAGATATTATGGCAACTAAAAGTAAACTTAGTCTTATTCGGGGCGATTAGTAATATCACTAATATTTCTATTAACACACAGGCTATTAAAGTCTCTAAACTATATAAAGGGCAAATCATAGGCTCTCTACACGGAACTTGGAGTATAGGAGGCTTTGCTGCTTCATGGTTAGGCGCAGAGATGATCAGTAGTTATGTCCCACCTTTAGAACATTTTATCTATTACTCTACCGTAGGGATTATTATTTCTCTACTGCTTTTTAAATACCTTATTCCTGAAACGAACGACACTACTAGTGATAATCCTATACTAGCAGAAAAGAAAGGCTTTCAATTACCTGATAAGAACTTAGTCCTTTTAGGGCTATTAGCCTTCTTCGCTATGGTAGCAGAAGGAATGATGACAGATTGGTCAAGTGAATATATGAAGCATGTTACGCATGCTCCTATACAACTTATCGGGTATGGGCTGACAGCTTATATGTTTGCAATGGCTAGTGGTCGTTTTATATCAGACTTCACAGTAAGGCGATTTGGAGAGCAGAGAACTTTACTCTTCTGTGGTATCCTCCTTTTTATAGGATTAGGAGCCTCAGTATTATTTCCTGGAGTATATACTACTATTATCTCTTTTATGATTGTAGGTTTAGGTGTATCTGCAGTAGTACCCATGTGTTATAACTTAGCAGGACATACTAAAACAATGCCACCTCAGCAGGCCTTAACGTTAATTACTAGTATCGGTTTTATCGGTTTCTTTTTAGGGCCACCAGTTATAGGGTTTATTGCACAGCACTCTTCTCTTAAGACCGCTTTTGCTATAGTAGCCTTTTTTGGGTTAGCTATCTCTCTACTGAGTAGATTTATAGTTATCGAATCTACCTCATCAAAATAA
- a CDS encoding metallophosphoesterase family protein produces the protein MGLKILHTADWHLGKRLDNFSRLDEQRIVLDEICEIAEREAVDVVLVAGDLFDTFNPPVEAVELFYKTLKRLAKNGERPVIAIAGNHDSPERIDAPDPLARECGIILVGLPHAEVIPFEIENQFKISKSTNGFFELRLDRFKQPIRILHTPYANEVRLKKALDTEDKGAALNEVLGESWQALADKYCKTKGVNLLISHLYMMNRNGELLEESDGEKPLKVGNADIIYSDIIPEQVQYTALGHLHRAHQVGVEDRPVVYSGSPLSYSFSEAGQQKYVMILEAEAGKPITYTKVALESGRQLSRVKFDSVDDAVEWLVANPYHLVELTIVSDTFLNGDDIKRLYTAHDGIITIIPQVTLGDKGEQANVKQVNLEQDMQGLFRDYFKQRNKGQEPNEELMDLFNEILD, from the coding sequence ATGGGATTGAAGATTCTACATACAGCCGACTGGCACTTAGGGAAGAGATTAGATAACTTTAGCCGTCTAGACGAACAGCGTATAGTACTAGACGAAATATGCGAGATAGCAGAACGCGAAGCAGTGGATGTAGTCTTAGTAGCAGGAGATTTATTTGATACGTTTAACCCTCCAGTAGAAGCTGTAGAATTATTTTATAAAACACTTAAACGCTTAGCGAAGAACGGGGAGAGACCTGTCATCGCTATAGCTGGTAACCACGATAGTCCTGAGCGTATAGACGCACCAGATCCGTTAGCACGAGAGTGCGGGATTATCTTAGTCGGACTGCCTCATGCTGAGGTTATTCCTTTTGAGATTGAAAATCAGTTTAAAATATCGAAGTCAACAAATGGTTTTTTTGAATTGAGATTAGATCGATTTAAACAACCGATACGCATATTACACACTCCTTATGCGAATGAGGTAAGGCTAAAGAAAGCATTAGACACAGAAGATAAAGGAGCAGCTCTTAATGAGGTGTTAGGAGAGAGTTGGCAAGCTTTAGCAGATAAGTACTGTAAGACTAAAGGGGTGAATCTATTGATTTCGCATCTGTATATGATGAACCGAAATGGAGAGTTGTTAGAAGAATCTGATGGAGAGAAACCGCTGAAGGTAGGTAATGCAGATATTATATACAGCGATATTATTCCTGAGCAAGTGCAGTATACTGCTCTTGGGCACTTACATAGAGCACATCAGGTGGGAGTAGAAGATAGACCTGTGGTTTATTCGGGTAGCCCATTGAGTTATAGTTTTAGTGAAGCAGGTCAGCAGAAGTATGTGATGATCTTAGAGGCAGAGGCTGGTAAGCCTATTACCTATACGAAGGTGGCACTAGAGAGCGGAAGACAGCTGTCACGTGTGAAGTTTGATAGTGTAGATGATGCAGTGGAGTGGTTAGTAGCAAATCCATATCATCTAGTAGAGTTAACCATAGTAAGTGATACCTTCTTAAATGGGGATGATATCAAGAGGTTATACACTGCGCATGATGGTATTATTACGATTATCCCACAAGTAACATTGGGGGATAAAGGAGAACAAGCGAATGTAAAACAGGTGAACTTAGAGCAAGATATGCAAGGATTGTTTAGAGATTACTTTAAACAGCGCAATAAAGGGCAAGAGCCTAATGAGGAGTTGATGGATTTGTTTAACGAGATTTTAGATTAG
- a CDS encoding SbcC/MukB-like Walker B domain-containing protein produces MIPIKLTIEGLYSYQEKQVIDFTSLIEAGLFGIFGKVGSGKSSILEAISFGLYGETERMNSRDNRAYNMMNLKSDRSVIDFEFYNFKDEKYRIYREFRRNSKRFDDVKRGEATLYKDEDGIWVPQKELNIQEVVGLSYENFKRTIIIPQGKFREFIELGGKDRTKMMQEIFGLDRFDLADKTKRLYSSTKESLNLVEGELKSFSQVTTEQIAEQKALHLQETEKFNLLNKTFKEENDSYQKVKAVKDDFEALAIKKVELGTLEVKLPEITAQKNELSQYEQLDKAFSTVLLEQQKTADKAVNREARLATLTKETTELQSQFKKVTDELKVAEQQYAGLEHLKAELYELNLIKEIKKANLAKETLLERYHKGKSFVVDAEKALEGSKLALAQKEMELNTAKTARVDTTMLMAIEAWFSQQSFIHKGIQDVQQHMNALQTELQIVEKDILGLKLKDINHWEQEIEKYRNLFEQEINAIEVELRNHRVAQQLAQYANELHEGQPCPLCGSAHHPHILQGDDVSSAIQQCELRLSDIKDKQERLKKYERKAAGLFDKKKLLTTQWQESQQREQHLQQELVSHQQNFVWTVIEKGNEAQFIKLKQRAELANKQVEALEIQYTTVGKEVEQHRGHVDKFTKELNAIEVEGVSLDSEIKSKSTQIIRLQIETYLSLEETLLVQQVQQREANVTLVEQRYKDLTNQYQMMSPKLASLQTESNSVQVELNELKVAVDQFNEQIKALLITHQVQSVEEVRSVLDRQINVVERREQIQAFEVQLEVVRNAVSTLEVKLEGISFDQEKFAKQQEVITKLELQVKEATEAVAKLAGEIDRLEKDYAKKQNLQKQYDAIEKRVKNLNTLLTMFSGAGFVNYVSAIYLKNLCDMANARFHRLTNNQLSLQLNEANEFEIIDYLNNGKARSVKTLSGGQSFQVSLSLALALAESVQSLSKSDRNFFFIDEGFGTQDSESVNIVFETLSNLHKENRIVGIISHVDELQERIPMSLSVVKDEERGSEVVINY; encoded by the coding sequence ATGATACCAATTAAGTTAACGATAGAAGGACTGTATTCTTATCAAGAAAAACAAGTTATTGACTTCACTAGTCTTATAGAGGCAGGGTTATTCGGTATATTCGGTAAGGTAGGATCGGGAAAGTCTTCTATTTTAGAAGCTATTTCTTTTGGGCTTTACGGAGAGACAGAGCGTATGAACTCTCGCGATAACCGTGCATATAATATGATGAACCTAAAGTCTGACCGTTCGGTAATAGACTTTGAGTTTTATAATTTTAAGGATGAGAAATACCGCATCTATAGAGAGTTTAGAAGAAACTCTAAGCGCTTCGATGATGTAAAGAGAGGTGAGGCAACACTGTATAAGGATGAAGATGGTATCTGGGTACCTCAGAAAGAGTTGAATATACAGGAAGTAGTGGGGCTGAGCTATGAGAACTTTAAGCGTACTATCATTATCCCACAAGGGAAGTTCAGAGAGTTTATAGAATTAGGAGGAAAGGACAGAACGAAGATGATGCAAGAGATATTCGGCTTAGACCGTTTTGATCTCGCAGATAAGACTAAACGATTATATAGCTCGACGAAGGAGAGTCTGAATTTAGTAGAAGGAGAGCTAAAGAGCTTTAGCCAAGTCACAACGGAGCAGATAGCAGAGCAAAAAGCGCTACATCTTCAAGAGACGGAGAAGTTTAACCTACTGAATAAGACTTTTAAAGAAGAGAACGACAGTTATCAAAAGGTCAAAGCAGTGAAGGATGACTTCGAAGCCTTGGCGATAAAGAAAGTAGAGTTAGGTACATTAGAAGTGAAGTTACCTGAGATAACTGCTCAGAAGAACGAATTGTCTCAGTATGAGCAATTAGATAAAGCATTCTCTACTGTACTGTTAGAACAACAAAAGACAGCAGATAAGGCGGTGAATCGAGAGGCTCGATTAGCTACATTGACAAAAGAAACTACAGAGCTACAAAGTCAGTTTAAGAAAGTGACAGATGAGCTAAAGGTAGCAGAACAACAGTATGCAGGTTTAGAACACCTCAAAGCAGAGTTGTATGAGTTGAATTTGATCAAAGAAATCAAGAAAGCCAATCTCGCTAAGGAGACCTTATTAGAGCGTTATCACAAAGGGAAGTCTTTCGTGGTAGATGCTGAGAAGGCATTAGAAGGGAGCAAACTTGCTTTAGCACAAAAGGAGATGGAACTAAATACTGCCAAAACAGCTAGAGTAGATACAACAATGCTGATGGCTATAGAGGCATGGTTCAGTCAGCAATCTTTTATTCACAAAGGGATTCAAGATGTGCAACAGCATATGAATGCACTACAGACAGAGTTGCAAATAGTAGAAAAGGATATCTTAGGTCTAAAGTTAAAGGATATCAATCATTGGGAACAAGAGATAGAGAAGTACAGAAACCTATTTGAACAAGAGATCAATGCGATAGAAGTAGAGTTGCGCAATCATAGAGTAGCTCAACAGTTAGCACAGTATGCTAACGAGCTTCACGAAGGGCAACCTTGTCCTTTATGTGGTTCTGCACATCACCCTCATATTCTTCAGGGAGACGATGTGTCTTCTGCTATACAGCAGTGTGAACTTCGTCTAAGTGATATAAAGGATAAACAGGAGCGACTAAAGAAATACGAAAGGAAAGCAGCTGGTCTTTTTGATAAAAAGAAACTCTTAACAACACAGTGGCAAGAAAGCCAACAGAGAGAACAACACTTGCAACAGGAGTTAGTCTCTCATCAGCAGAACTTTGTTTGGACAGTGATAGAAAAGGGGAATGAAGCACAGTTTATCAAGTTAAAACAAAGAGCTGAGCTAGCGAATAAGCAAGTAGAAGCTCTAGAGATACAATATACTACAGTAGGAAAAGAAGTAGAACAGCACAGAGGTCATGTAGATAAGTTTACCAAAGAACTAAATGCAATAGAGGTAGAAGGTGTTAGTCTAGATAGTGAGATCAAGTCTAAGAGCACGCAGATTATAAGACTGCAGATAGAGACCTATCTAAGTTTAGAGGAGACTTTATTAGTACAACAAGTACAACAACGAGAAGCGAATGTAACCTTAGTAGAACAACGCTATAAAGATCTAACGAACCAATATCAGATGATGTCTCCTAAGTTGGCAAGTTTACAGACAGAGAGCAATAGTGTACAGGTAGAATTAAATGAATTGAAAGTAGCTGTTGATCAGTTTAACGAGCAGATTAAAGCTTTATTAATCACTCATCAAGTACAATCTGTAGAGGAAGTGCGTAGTGTGTTAGATAGACAGATTAATGTCGTAGAACGCAGAGAACAAATACAAGCATTCGAAGTTCAACTAGAGGTAGTCCGTAATGCTGTGAGTACTTTAGAAGTGAAGTTAGAAGGTATTTCTTTTGATCAAGAGAAGTTCGCTAAACAGCAAGAAGTAATAACGAAGTTAGAACTCCAGGTCAAAGAAGCGACAGAAGCTGTGGCTAAGTTGGCAGGAGAGATAGATCGTTTAGAAAAAGACTATGCGAAGAAGCAGAACTTACAGAAGCAGTATGACGCAATAGAAAAACGGGTGAAGAATCTGAATACGCTATTGACGATGTTTAGTGGAGCTGGTTTTGTAAACTATGTGTCAGCTATCTATCTAAAGAACTTATGCGATATGGCGAATGCTCGTTTCCATCGATTGACGAATAACCAATTGAGCTTACAGTTAAACGAAGCGAATGAGTTTGAGATCATAGATTATTTAAACAATGGGAAAGCGAGAAGTGTGAAGACCTTATCTGGAGGACAGAGCTTTCAGGTGTCTTTATCTCTAGCGTTAGCCTTAGCAGAGAGTGTACAGAGTCTGTCTAAGTCAGATAGAAACTTCTTCTTTATAGATGAGGGGTTCGGTACACAGGATAGTGAGTCAGTTAATATTGTATTCGAGACGTTGAGCAATCTGCATAAAGAGAATAGGATAGTAGGTATTATCTCTCACGTAGACGAACTACAAGAACGTATTCCTATGTCTCTATCCGTTGTAAAAGATGAAGAACGAGGTAGTGAAGTAGTTATAAATTATTAG